The following coding sequences lie in one Paraburkholderia sp. FT54 genomic window:
- a CDS encoding plasmid partitioning protein RepB C-terminal domain-containing protein — protein sequence MNDRIDKSTATLMRSDEVSLIPVCQLRVLNPRTRNPYLFAQLVENIATIGLKRPITVAYGGRDDSGVWHEVLCGQGRLEALKALGEEMIPCCVVEADQIERFLITLAENLARRRHTTEELLSGLQVLRSKGYSTEQIARKTNLDPSYINGILHLLDNGEQRLLRAVERKVVPMWLAMDIARSSSEEVQVAMVSAYEQGTLKGEQLMRVRKIISMRDAVGKAFHSKKPQPKDKPTPQKLLKTYQTEVRRKKMVVQNARIQEQRLLIITSALKKFLGDEHFRTLLRAENVRDIPEAVASRIPPELLP from the coding sequence ATGAATGACCGAATCGACAAATCGACCGCGACGCTCATGCGCAGCGATGAGGTGTCCCTGATCCCTGTATGCCAGTTGCGTGTACTCAATCCGCGAACGCGCAATCCGTACCTGTTCGCGCAGCTGGTGGAGAACATCGCGACAATTGGCCTAAAAAGACCTATAACAGTCGCCTACGGCGGCCGCGATGACTCAGGCGTCTGGCATGAAGTACTGTGCGGGCAGGGGCGCCTCGAAGCGTTGAAGGCGTTGGGCGAGGAGATGATCCCCTGCTGCGTCGTTGAAGCTGACCAGATTGAGCGTTTCCTGATTACGCTCGCGGAAAACCTGGCGAGGCGGCGGCACACCACGGAGGAATTGCTAAGTGGCCTCCAGGTGCTTCGATCCAAAGGCTACAGTACAGAGCAGATCGCGCGAAAAACAAACCTGGACCCGAGCTACATAAATGGAATTTTGCATCTGCTCGACAACGGTGAGCAGCGATTGCTCAGGGCGGTCGAAAGGAAGGTAGTCCCGATGTGGCTCGCTATGGATATTGCGCGTTCGTCAAGCGAAGAGGTTCAGGTGGCGATGGTATCCGCATACGAGCAAGGCACGTTGAAAGGCGAACAGCTCATGCGAGTCCGGAAGATTATCAGCATGCGCGATGCCGTCGGCAAAGCGTTCCATTCCAAGAAGCCACAGCCCAAGGACAAGCCGACTCCCCAGAAGCTGTTGAAGACGTATCAAACGGAGGTTCGCCGCAAAAAGATGGTGGTCCAGAACGCCAGAATCCAGGAGCAGCGGCTGCTAATTATCACGTCTGCCTTGAAGAAATTTCTCGGGGACGAGCATTTTCGAACTTTGCTTCGCGCCGAAAACGTTCGAGACATTCCCGAAGCCGTCGCGAGCCGCATTCCTCCGGAGCTGTTGCCATGA
- a CDS encoding plasmid partitioning protein RepB C-terminal domain-containing protein: MTIVKHGFEPQIIEVPVGLIKPGAPLSSTVLSTPKYRTILSSIGELGIIEPLAVYRSNRRDGEYDLLDGRLRLEALKQLGREVAPCMISTDDEGFTFNRQVNRTTAVQEHRMIRATLAKGASEQRIAEVLRMDVRRIRERAHLLDGIAPEAAALLKDRQVAPAIFSILRKMKPFRQIEAAEMMIASNRFSATYAEMILVTTRPDALTDKAKPKKKVDVSPEELARMEAEMERLRQDCQTVEDTVGDTMLSLVVAKGFMSRLLRNENIHGHLKRHHKDSLASVVATMEAIAADSRMPDRE, encoded by the coding sequence ATGACCATCGTCAAACACGGTTTCGAGCCACAAATCATCGAAGTGCCTGTGGGGCTCATCAAGCCTGGCGCCCCCCTCTCTTCGACTGTCCTGTCCACCCCTAAATATCGCACGATTCTCAGCTCGATCGGAGAGTTGGGAATCATTGAGCCACTCGCGGTCTATCGTTCAAATCGCCGTGATGGCGAATACGACTTGCTGGACGGGCGCCTCCGGTTGGAAGCCCTTAAGCAGTTGGGACGAGAAGTGGCGCCATGCATGATTTCGACAGACGACGAGGGCTTCACGTTCAACCGCCAGGTCAACCGTACCACCGCTGTGCAGGAGCATCGGATGATTCGTGCAACGCTTGCGAAAGGCGCGTCCGAACAGCGGATCGCCGAGGTTCTGCGAATGGACGTGCGTCGCATCCGTGAACGCGCGCACCTGCTCGATGGCATTGCGCCAGAGGCGGCAGCCTTGCTGAAAGACCGGCAGGTCGCACCGGCAATTTTTTCAATTCTGAGAAAGATGAAACCGTTCCGGCAAATCGAGGCGGCGGAAATGATGATCGCATCCAACCGGTTCAGCGCCACCTACGCGGAAATGATCCTGGTCACGACCCGGCCAGACGCTCTGACGGACAAGGCGAAGCCTAAAAAAAAGGTAGATGTATCGCCAGAGGAGCTAGCCCGGATGGAGGCTGAGATGGAGCGCCTGCGGCAAGACTGTCAGACGGTCGAGGACACGGTCGGCGACACTATGCTTTCGCTTGTTGTAGCGAAAGGTTTCATGAGCCGGCTGCTGCGCAACGAGAACATCCACGGACATCTGAAGCGCCACCACAAGGATTCGCTTGCCAGCGTCGTCGCGACCATGGAGGCGATCGCCGCCGACAGCCGCATGCCAGATCGGGAATGA
- a CDS encoding P63C domain-containing protein produces the protein MEPKDVKKQAAAKARASSLSPEDRSAIAKQAAGKRWAKEHGLPQAQFGSGESPLMIGGIQIDCYVLDDGRRVLTQESFLTSIGRAAKAKGGQGVRTAVDKLPPFIAASNLQSFVERELSQATAPIEFVTPSGARVLGYPAEMLPEVCRVYLAARDEGALLPSQKHIAERADMLVRALASVGIVALVDEATGYQEVRDKKALAALLDKYLLQEFAKWAKRFPDSFYKEMFRLREWPYPTVSGGKPGVVGKYTMDIVYDRLAPGLVQELETRNPKNESGRRAAKHHQWLSEDVGHPALSEHIHAVTGLMRACDNWTQFTGMLDRAFPRKGDSLRLEGFE, from the coding sequence ATGGAACCGAAGGATGTAAAAAAGCAGGCGGCAGCGAAGGCTCGCGCGAGTTCACTGAGTCCCGAAGATCGCTCTGCGATCGCAAAACAGGCCGCAGGAAAGCGCTGGGCCAAGGAGCACGGCCTGCCCCAGGCACAGTTTGGATCTGGTGAATCACCGCTGATGATTGGCGGAATTCAAATTGACTGTTATGTGCTTGATGACGGTCGCCGTGTGCTGACGCAAGAAAGTTTTCTTACCAGCATCGGACGCGCAGCAAAGGCGAAGGGCGGCCAAGGCGTCCGAACGGCCGTCGATAAGTTGCCCCCGTTTATCGCTGCGTCCAATCTGCAGTCGTTTGTGGAGCGCGAGCTATCTCAAGCGACCGCTCCCATCGAATTCGTAACGCCTAGCGGCGCGCGCGTACTCGGGTATCCGGCGGAAATGCTTCCGGAGGTCTGCAGGGTCTATCTGGCGGCACGCGACGAGGGTGCTCTGTTACCTAGTCAGAAACACATCGCAGAGCGCGCAGACATGCTGGTGCGAGCGCTTGCGAGCGTGGGTATCGTTGCCCTCGTCGACGAAGCCACAGGCTACCAAGAGGTCCGTGATAAAAAAGCGCTTGCTGCACTGCTGGACAAGTATCTTCTTCAAGAATTTGCCAAATGGGCGAAGAGATTCCCTGACTCGTTCTATAAAGAGATGTTTCGGCTTCGGGAGTGGCCATACCCAACCGTTTCGGGAGGCAAGCCAGGCGTTGTTGGAAAATACACGATGGACATCGTGTATGACCGATTAGCTCCAGGCCTCGTCCAAGAACTTGAGACGCGTAATCCCAAGAACGAGTCTGGCCGGCGTGCCGCTAAGCATCATCAATGGCTCTCGGAGGATGTTGGCCACCCGGCTTTGAGCGAACACATTCATGCCGTCACTGGCCTGATGCGGGCATGCGATAACTGGACGCAGTTCACCGGCATGTTGGATCGAGCCTTCCCTAGAAAAGGGGACTCGCTGCGACTTGAAGGATTCGAGTGA
- a CDS encoding helix-turn-helix domain-containing protein, which translates to MVNEREREVVKIRWGDAVTSGFQPVPHLLFKCQTQLDLTNSEMVVLLNILDFWWQADSLPFPGVSMLAKRMGVSSRSVQRAVESLERKHFVKRASALSPSGQARKGFDVSGLVLRLQEMAKTDVTKKLESNQQQKSPQDGGLLGSA; encoded by the coding sequence ATGGTGAACGAACGCGAAAGGGAAGTGGTAAAGATTCGCTGGGGCGACGCCGTCACCAGTGGGTTTCAGCCTGTGCCGCACCTTCTGTTCAAGTGTCAAACTCAACTGGATCTGACCAACAGTGAGATGGTTGTATTGCTGAACATCCTGGACTTCTGGTGGCAAGCGGACTCGTTGCCGTTCCCCGGCGTGTCAATGCTTGCGAAGCGGATGGGCGTGTCGAGCCGGTCGGTACAACGAGCTGTTGAGTCGCTCGAACGAAAGCATTTTGTGAAGCGCGCTTCAGCGCTTAGCCCAAGCGGTCAAGCGCGCAAAGGCTTCGATGTGAGTGGACTTGTCTTGCGCTTGCAGGAGATGGCGAAAACAGACGTAACTAAAAAGCTTGAAAGCAACCAGCAACAAAAAAGCCCGCAGGATGGCGGGCTTCTTGGTAGTGCCTAG
- a CDS encoding Abi family protein, which yields MNKPISHSPGISESSLARAVPTPPTIPPVEATDEAPAEKAAPPVTEQQLTAAMRALSQPRLDSYRSFFRMQKEVAPTDEELIGAYFWGQAIASALQPLVSTYEVVLRNAIHERASMLSSGQTSTSHPWYDHTRTDSLLTKGKSREKVIELLYQPSNGAGMPMRRAVQPLPDQVVASLSFGFWPAFLNDLPPIQRSQILAEVFPHYPKGSRKHWSFPDNVNQLIQVLKDIQDLRNRIAHHEPIWKPHRLTRTERHWWNSVQSIQNKHREIVDVLGWCCTDSAVLYKAGFGRRMFNELCTTHAVKKFMASPFSAGTITPFN from the coding sequence GTGAACAAGCCCATTTCCCATTCACCTGGCATTTCCGAGTCGAGTTTGGCACGCGCCGTGCCGACGCCGCCGACTATTCCTCCGGTGGAGGCAACCGATGAAGCGCCGGCCGAGAAAGCTGCGCCACCGGTAACGGAGCAGCAATTGACGGCGGCTATGCGCGCCCTTTCCCAGCCTCGACTCGATTCGTACCGCAGCTTCTTCCGAATGCAAAAGGAGGTGGCTCCGACAGACGAGGAATTGATAGGCGCCTATTTCTGGGGGCAGGCGATTGCAAGCGCGTTACAACCTTTGGTCTCCACCTACGAGGTTGTGCTGCGAAACGCCATTCACGAGCGTGCCTCCATGCTCTCTTCCGGGCAGACGAGCACGTCACACCCTTGGTATGACCATACCAGGACGGACAGCCTCCTCACCAAGGGTAAGAGCCGCGAAAAAGTTATCGAACTGCTCTACCAACCATCGAATGGAGCAGGGATGCCGATGAGGCGGGCGGTACAGCCGCTACCGGATCAGGTTGTCGCGTCGCTCTCGTTCGGTTTCTGGCCTGCTTTCCTGAACGATCTGCCACCGATTCAACGGTCCCAGATACTGGCTGAGGTCTTTCCCCATTACCCCAAGGGAAGTCGGAAACACTGGAGCTTCCCCGACAACGTGAATCAGCTCATCCAAGTACTCAAGGACATTCAGGATCTGCGCAATCGGATAGCACACCACGAACCCATTTGGAAACCCCACCGTCTCACGCGTACGGAGCGTCACTGGTGGAATTCTGTGCAAAGCATTCAGAACAAGCATCGCGAGATCGTCGACGTGCTGGGATGGTGCTGCACTGATAGCGCCGTGCTGTACAAGGCAGGCTTCGGCCGGCGCATGTTCAACGAGTTGTGCACGACACACGCTGTTAAAAAGTTTATGGCAAGCCCGTTTTCAGCTGGCACGATCACCCCGTTCAACTGA
- a CDS encoding DUF2188 domain-containing protein — protein sequence MSNKKIFVERRPEGDYAVRKPNSERASAVLPTQAEAIARARELNQGGAPLVERVRHTKEGTPDKWRKP from the coding sequence ATGAGCAACAAGAAGATCTTTGTTGAACGCCGACCCGAAGGCGACTACGCGGTTCGGAAGCCTAATTCGGAAAGGGCCAGCGCCGTTTTGCCCACACAAGCCGAAGCAATAGCCCGAGCTCGGGAGCTGAATCAAGGCGGTGCGCCATTGGTTGAACGCGTTCGCCACACGAAGGAAGGAACGCCTGATAAGTGGCGCAAGCCGTAA
- a CDS encoding HigA family addiction module antitoxin has product MNPRMPAEVFPPGEFLREELEAREWSQQELADILDRPPRLINEIIAGKRAVTPETARGLGEAFGTSAEYWMNLESQYQLSKVRPVNDHVARKASLYSKFPVREMMRRGWVRASENIDVLEQRFCEFFDIPDMTADPALSHAAKKTHATLDATPLQLAWLFRVKAMAGQQKLSPYSDKKLVEAIDRLKALLLAPEESRHAPRILAEAGVRLVFVEPMIGSKLDGACFWLSDDKPVIGMTLRFDRIDNFWFVLRHEIEHVLRGDGKSMAVIDNDIGEAKDGLPDCEVVANEAGANFCVPTHQLNDFVARVQPYFSEQKVLNFAQRIKVHPGLVVGQLQRKLGRHDFLRKHQVKVRSNVISSADADGWGSFSE; this is encoded by the coding sequence ATGAACCCACGCATGCCTGCAGAGGTCTTTCCGCCAGGAGAGTTCCTGCGCGAAGAGCTGGAAGCGCGTGAGTGGAGCCAGCAGGAACTGGCAGACATTCTTGACCGCCCACCGCGACTCATCAACGAAATAATCGCTGGAAAGCGTGCTGTCACGCCTGAGACCGCTCGTGGCCTAGGCGAGGCTTTCGGTACGTCAGCAGAGTATTGGATGAACCTGGAAAGCCAATACCAGCTTTCCAAGGTCCGGCCAGTGAATGACCATGTTGCCCGCAAGGCCAGCCTATATAGCAAGTTCCCCGTGCGCGAAATGATGCGTCGCGGATGGGTGCGCGCCAGTGAAAACATCGACGTGCTGGAACAACGCTTCTGCGAATTCTTTGATATCCCGGATATGACGGCGGACCCTGCTCTCAGTCATGCGGCAAAGAAAACCCACGCAACGCTCGATGCGACGCCGCTACAGCTCGCCTGGCTTTTCCGCGTTAAGGCTATGGCGGGTCAGCAGAAGCTGTCGCCCTATTCCGACAAAAAACTCGTCGAGGCAATCGACAGGCTCAAGGCCCTGTTGCTGGCTCCGGAAGAGTCGCGTCACGCGCCCCGTATTTTGGCCGAGGCCGGGGTACGTCTGGTATTTGTTGAACCCATGATCGGTTCCAAACTCGACGGTGCCTGCTTCTGGCTCTCGGACGACAAGCCTGTTATCGGAATGACGTTGCGGTTCGATCGAATCGATAACTTCTGGTTCGTACTGCGTCATGAGATCGAACACGTGTTGCGCGGCGACGGCAAGAGCATGGCCGTCATTGATAACGATATTGGAGAAGCGAAAGACGGACTGCCTGATTGTGAGGTCGTTGCCAATGAAGCCGGGGCAAATTTCTGTGTCCCGACGCATCAGCTAAACGATTTCGTGGCACGAGTGCAACCGTATTTTTCAGAGCAGAAGGTGCTGAACTTCGCCCAAAGGATCAAGGTTCATCCCGGTTTGGTAGTCGGGCAGTTGCAACGCAAGCTTGGACGTCATGACTTTTTGCGAAAGCATCAGGTCAAGGTTCGCTCCAATGTGATTTCGTCAGCGGACGCTGATGGATGGGGATCGTTTTCAGAGTAA
- a CDS encoding type II toxin-antitoxin system RelE/ParE family toxin — MEPEFDDDDLDRLEIDGNFTAGYSQEVVRAFRKRMQQIRSAVDERDFYKLKSLHFEKLKGNREGQHSIRLNAQWRLIVQLRGDHPCKILAIVEIADYH, encoded by the coding sequence ATGGAACCTGAGTTCGACGACGATGATCTGGATCGCCTTGAGATTGACGGCAACTTTACTGCTGGCTATTCGCAGGAGGTCGTTCGTGCGTTTCGAAAACGCATGCAGCAAATCCGAAGCGCGGTCGACGAGCGAGATTTTTATAAGCTGAAGTCGTTGCACTTTGAAAAACTCAAAGGAAACAGGGAAGGACAGCACTCAATCCGTTTGAATGCGCAATGGCGATTGATCGTGCAGTTGCGTGGAGATCACCCATGCAAAATTCTTGCGATCGTCGAGATTGCCGATTACCACTGA
- a CDS encoding tyrosine-type recombinase/integrase, giving the protein MNPIVPFASPAPLPALVDAAGERAGIRFLEFFASAIRNPHTRRAYARAAADFLAWCAGAGVRSITAVQPLHVASWIELQTQTLSAPTVKQRLAAIRHLFDWLVTGQIIPHNPAASVRGPSHTTKKGRTPVLDATEARQLLDSIDVTTSIGLRDRALIALMVFSFARVGAALAMRVDDVYVQQRRLWVRLREKGGKRHEMPCHHTLEAYLHAYLDGTGIGDDPKGPLFRTIRRGTGQLSETPLPQANAYAMVRRRALAAGIGTAIGNHTFRATGITAYLKNGGTLENAAAMANHASTRTTQLYDRRHDDISLNEVERIRL; this is encoded by the coding sequence ATGAACCCGATCGTTCCGTTCGCCAGTCCGGCGCCCCTGCCTGCGCTGGTCGATGCAGCGGGTGAACGGGCCGGCATCCGCTTTCTGGAGTTCTTCGCGTCGGCGATCCGCAATCCGCACACGCGTCGCGCGTATGCGCGCGCGGCCGCGGACTTCCTCGCCTGGTGTGCCGGTGCCGGCGTGCGCTCGATCACGGCGGTGCAGCCGCTGCATGTCGCGAGCTGGATCGAACTGCAGACGCAGACGTTATCGGCGCCGACCGTCAAGCAGCGGCTCGCGGCGATCCGCCACCTGTTCGACTGGCTCGTGACCGGCCAGATCATCCCGCACAACCCGGCCGCGTCGGTGCGCGGGCCCAGCCACACCACGAAAAAAGGCAGGACGCCGGTGCTTGATGCAACCGAGGCGCGGCAGTTGCTGGACAGCATCGATGTGACGACGTCGATCGGCCTGCGCGATCGCGCGCTGATTGCGCTGATGGTGTTTTCGTTCGCGCGCGTCGGTGCGGCACTGGCGATGCGCGTCGACGATGTCTATGTGCAGCAGCGGCGGCTATGGGTGCGGCTGCGTGAAAAGGGTGGCAAGCGGCATGAGATGCCCTGTCATCACACGCTGGAGGCATACCTGCACGCGTACCTGGACGGCACCGGCATTGGCGACGATCCGAAGGGGCCGCTGTTCCGCACGATCCGGCGCGGCACCGGCCAGCTCAGCGAGACACCCCTACCACAGGCAAATGCCTATGCGATGGTGCGGCGTCGTGCGCTCGCCGCGGGCATCGGCACGGCGATCGGTAATCACACGTTCCGGGCGACCGGCATCACAGCCTACCTGAAAAACGGCGGCACACTCGAAAATGCGGCGGCGATGGCGAACCACGCATCGACGCGCACCACGCAGCTGTATGACCGGCGGCACGACGATATCAGCCTCAATGAAGTCGAGCGTATCCGTCTGTAA